The Streptomyces sp. CC0208 genome window below encodes:
- a CDS encoding metal-sensing transcriptional repressor, with translation MLNRLRRAQGQISGVIKMIEEGWGCEGLVTQLAAASRTLDRGDGETTEEMKARLEKLFLSLA, from the coding sequence GTGCTGAACCGGCTGCGCCGGGCACAGGGGCAGATCTCCGGTGTGATCAAGATGATCGAGGAGGGCTGGGGCTGCGAGGGCTTGGTCACCCAGCTCGCCGCGGCCTCCCGCACCCTCGACCGGGGCGACGGCGAGACGACGGAGGAGATGAAGGCCCGGCTGGAGAAGCTGTTCCTGTCCCTGGCGTGA
- a CDS encoding S-(hydroxymethyl)mycothiol dehydrogenase: MAQEVRGVIAPGKDEPVRVETIVVPDPGPGEAVVQVQACGVCHTDLHYKQGGINDDFPFLLGHEAAGVVESVGEGVTDVAPGDFVILNWRAVCGNCRACLRGRPWYCFNTHNASQKMTLTDGTELSPALGIGAFAEKTLVAAGQCTKVDASVSAAVAGLLGCGVMAGIGAAINTGNVGRGDTVAVIGCGGVGDAAIAGSNLAGAAKIIAVDIDDRKLEKARTMGATHTVNSKDADPVEAIRELTGGFGADVVIEAVGRPETYRQAFYARDLAGTVVLVGVPTPEMKLELPLLDVFGRGGSLKSSWYGDCLPSRDFPMLIDLHLQGRLDLEAFVTETIQLDEVEKAFERMHHGDVLRSVVVL, encoded by the coding sequence ATGGCGCAGGAGGTACGCGGGGTGATCGCACCCGGCAAGGACGAGCCGGTGCGGGTGGAGACGATCGTTGTGCCCGATCCGGGACCGGGGGAGGCCGTCGTGCAGGTGCAGGCCTGCGGGGTCTGCCACACCGACCTGCACTACAAGCAGGGCGGGATCAACGACGACTTCCCCTTCCTGCTCGGCCACGAGGCCGCCGGTGTCGTCGAGTCGGTCGGCGAGGGGGTGACCGATGTCGCGCCCGGCGACTTCGTGATCCTCAACTGGCGTGCCGTGTGCGGCAATTGCCGCGCCTGTCTGCGCGGTCGGCCCTGGTACTGCTTCAACACGCACAACGCGAGCCAGAAGATGACCCTCACCGACGGCACCGAGCTCTCGCCCGCCCTGGGCATCGGCGCCTTCGCCGAGAAGACGCTGGTCGCCGCCGGACAGTGCACCAAGGTCGACGCCTCGGTCTCGGCCGCGGTCGCGGGGCTCCTGGGCTGCGGTGTGATGGCCGGCATCGGCGCCGCGATCAACACGGGGAACGTCGGCCGGGGCGACACCGTCGCCGTCATCGGCTGCGGTGGCGTCGGGGACGCGGCGATCGCGGGATCGAACCTCGCGGGCGCGGCGAAGATCATCGCCGTGGACATCGACGACCGGAAGCTGGAGAAGGCCCGCACGATGGGCGCGACCCACACCGTGAACTCGAAGGACGCCGACCCGGTCGAGGCGATCCGTGAACTGACCGGCGGCTTCGGCGCCGACGTCGTCATCGAAGCCGTCGGCCGCCCCGAGACGTACCGCCAGGCGTTCTACGCCCGCGACCTCGCCGGCACCGTCGTCCTCGTCGGCGTGCCCACCCCCGAGATGAAGCTGGAACTGCCGCTCCTGGACGTCTTCGGGCGCGGTGGCTCGCTCAAGTCGTCCTGGTACGGCGACTGTCTGCCCTCCCGCGACTTCCCCATGCTGATCGACCTGCATCTGCAAGGCCGCCTGGACCTGGAGGCGTTCGTGACCGAGACCATCCAACTCGACGAGGTGGAGAAGGCGTTCGAGCGCATGCACCACGGCGACGTCCTGCGCTCGGTGGTGGTGCTCTGA